The Rhodoferax sediminis genome has a segment encoding these proteins:
- a CDS encoding LysR family transcriptional regulator: MTRFDDLAAFASVVREGSFTRAAAQLGVSQPALSQTVRALERRLDLKLLNRTTRSVSPTEAGERLYQTVGPRLADIEAELAVLGELRGKPAGTVRITATEHAVRTLVWPRLLPWLPRYPDIKVEISSDNRFTDIVAERFDIGVRLGADVAKDMIAMRMAPDMRMAVIGSPDYFARHPRPHAPQDLTEHDCIGLRLPSHGGLLKWEFARRGRSLNAHVSGRLAFNASDLVIAAALAGHGLAWAPVDTVDGHIVAGRLVSVLDDWAATFPGYHLYYASRSASPALALVVDALRRDQESV, encoded by the coding sequence ATGACGCGATTTGACGATCTCGCGGCCTTCGCAAGCGTCGTACGCGAAGGCAGCTTCACGCGCGCCGCCGCGCAACTGGGCGTGTCGCAGCCCGCGCTCAGCCAGACGGTGCGCGCGCTGGAGCGCCGGCTCGACCTGAAGCTGCTCAACCGCACCACGCGCAGCGTCTCGCCCACCGAAGCGGGGGAGCGGCTGTACCAGACGGTGGGCCCGCGCCTGGCGGACATCGAAGCCGAACTGGCCGTGCTGGGCGAGCTGCGCGGCAAGCCGGCCGGCACCGTGCGCATCACGGCAACCGAACATGCCGTGCGCACGCTGGTCTGGCCCAGACTGTTGCCGTGGCTGCCCCGATACCCCGATATCAAGGTCGAGATCAGCAGCGACAACCGCTTCACCGACATCGTGGCAGAGCGCTTCGACATTGGCGTGCGCCTGGGCGCCGACGTGGCCAAGGACATGATCGCGATGCGCATGGCGCCGGACATGCGCATGGCCGTGATCGGCAGCCCGGACTATTTCGCGCGCCACCCGCGGCCCCATGCACCGCAGGACCTCACCGAACACGATTGCATCGGGCTGCGCCTGCCGTCCCACGGCGGCCTGCTGAAATGGGAGTTCGCGCGGCGCGGACGCAGCCTCAACGCCCATGTGTCGGGGCGGCTCGCGTTCAACGCCAGCGACCTGGTCATCGCCGCGGCGCTGGCCGGCCATGGCCTGGCCTGGGCTCCCGTTGATACCGTCGACGGCCACATCGTGGCGGGCCGCCTCGTGTCCGTGCTGGACGACTGGGCCGCGACGTTCCCCGGGTACCACCTGTACTACGCCAGCCGCAGTGCCTCACCAGCCCTGGCGCTGGTCGTGGACGCTTTGCGTCGCGACCAGGAATCTGTATGA
- a CDS encoding MFS transporter: MNKPPPKRLLYAVIFVLTITEFLQSGMTAFAAAPIMGEVGMGPEEFSLVAAVYASLAILAISMQRWWVERIGGRAFIQLSALVSITGSLLCATSHTYTQFLLGRAVMALGGGAFFTAGRMLIQHRLAGPQRFVGIRSLATGVAFSIAAAPWLASVAVSEDTWSAMYVLVAGLGVCIFVLAGLVLDGGPRDIPQQRSQVSPWQQLLLLGASFALLYALQSLYYDFYGNIPAIALTLTAALAGLGLYLHQQQHHPQPLLRVREMWSARYLGGMAAFGFAYLMLGANNYVVPIMLERALGFAWQTVGDVEAVGLAAALLTWFVVSRVLPRHPSPRKFFVTGFLALALSGALLARVAPGTDLWLHVLPALALNSVFLLTVLPVSAMQTFRAVEHDESVFSHAQQLKNMMAQAGIALGIALAAVGQQWRGAIHYDGLSAHVSVHNPNFVATLKHLEQMLGATMAPPQAAQVALAEVAQRVAQQSTLLASIDHFGMIAALGVLGVLVTLVQRVFR; this comes from the coding sequence ATGAACAAGCCACCGCCGAAGCGTCTGCTCTACGCCGTGATCTTCGTGCTGACGATCACGGAGTTCCTGCAATCGGGCATGACTGCCTTCGCGGCCGCGCCGATCATGGGCGAAGTCGGCATGGGTCCGGAAGAGTTCAGCCTGGTCGCGGCCGTCTATGCCAGCCTGGCGATCCTGGCGATCTCGATGCAGCGCTGGTGGGTGGAGCGCATTGGCGGGCGCGCGTTCATCCAGCTTTCGGCCCTCGTGTCGATCACCGGCTCCTTGCTGTGTGCCACGAGCCACACCTACACCCAATTTCTGCTCGGGCGCGCCGTGATGGCGCTGGGCGGCGGCGCCTTCTTCACGGCCGGGCGCATGCTGATCCAGCACCGGCTCGCGGGGCCGCAGCGCTTCGTTGGCATCCGCAGCCTCGCGACAGGCGTGGCGTTTTCGATCGCTGCGGCGCCCTGGCTCGCCTCGGTGGCTGTGTCCGAAGACACCTGGTCGGCGATGTATGTCCTGGTTGCCGGGCTCGGGGTTTGCATTTTCGTGCTGGCAGGGCTGGTGCTGGACGGCGGGCCGCGCGATATTCCACAGCAACGCTCCCAGGTCTCGCCGTGGCAGCAGTTGCTTCTGCTCGGCGCCAGTTTCGCGCTCTTGTATGCGCTGCAAAGTCTCTACTACGACTTCTACGGCAACATCCCGGCGATCGCGCTCACGTTGACCGCCGCACTGGCCGGTTTGGGCCTGTACCTGCATCAGCAGCAGCACCATCCGCAGCCGCTGCTGCGCGTGCGCGAGATGTGGAGCGCGCGCTACCTGGGCGGGATGGCGGCCTTCGGGTTTGCCTATCTGATGCTCGGCGCCAACAACTACGTCGTCCCGATCATGCTGGAGCGCGCGCTCGGCTTCGCGTGGCAGACCGTGGGCGACGTCGAGGCGGTGGGCCTGGCGGCGGCGCTGCTGACCTGGTTCGTGGTGTCGCGGGTGCTGCCGCGCCACCCGTCGCCGCGCAAGTTCTTTGTGACCGGGTTCCTGGCGCTGGCGCTGTCGGGTGCGCTGCTCGCGCGGGTGGCCCCGGGCACCGATCTGTGGCTGCATGTACTGCCGGCGCTCGCCTTGAACAGTGTGTTTCTGCTCACCGTGTTGCCGGTGTCGGCGATGCAGACCTTCCGCGCGGTCGAGCATGACGAGTCGGTGTTCTCGCACGCGCAGCAACTCAAGAACATGATGGCGCAGGCCGGTATCGCGCTGGGCATTGCGCTGGCCGCCGTCGGCCAGCAATGGCGCGGCGCCATCCACTACGATGGACTCTCGGCCCACGTCAGCGTCCACAATCCGAACTTTGTCGCCACGCTCAAGCACCTGGAACAGATGCTCGGCGCAACGATGGCCCCCCCGCAGGCCGCACAGGTTGCGCTGGCAGAGGTAGCGCAGAGGGTGGCGCAACAGTCGACCCTGCTGGCCAGCATCGACCACTTTGGCATGATCGCGGCGCTCGGCGTGCTGGGCGTGCTCGTGACCCTGGTCCAGCGGGTCTTTCGCTGA
- a CDS encoding aldo/keto reductase — MQHITLNNGLQMPIVGFGVFQIPDPAECARCVVNAIGAGYRLIDTAASYMNEEAVGKGLKNSGVSRDQLFVTSKLWVEDTGYERTLKAIDKSLRRLQLDYLDLYLIHQPYSDVHGSWRAMEQAYKAGKLRAIGLSNFQPDRLMDIMAFNQVKPAVNQIEINPFHQQEESVTFMRENGVQAEAWAPFAEGRNNLFQNEDLVAVAEKHGKSVAQVVLRWLVQRGVVSLAKSVRKERMEENLNVFDFTIDETDMARIAKLETGTSSFFSHRDPAMVKWMSERRLDV, encoded by the coding sequence ATGCAGCACATCACTTTAAACAATGGTCTTCAAATGCCGATCGTCGGCTTCGGCGTCTTCCAGATCCCGGACCCCGCGGAATGTGCGCGCTGTGTCGTCAACGCCATCGGAGCAGGCTACCGGCTGATCGACACAGCAGCCTCCTATATGAACGAGGAGGCCGTCGGCAAGGGGCTGAAGAACAGCGGTGTTTCACGAGACCAGCTTTTCGTTACTTCCAAGCTTTGGGTTGAGGACACAGGCTACGAGCGCACGCTCAAGGCGATCGACAAGTCACTGCGACGCCTGCAGCTTGATTACCTTGATCTCTACCTGATCCATCAGCCGTACAGCGATGTTCATGGCTCGTGGAGAGCGATGGAACAGGCCTATAAAGCAGGAAAGCTGCGCGCCATTGGCCTCAGCAATTTCCAGCCCGACCGCCTGATGGACATCATGGCCTTCAATCAAGTGAAGCCGGCGGTCAACCAGATCGAGATCAATCCCTTCCATCAGCAGGAAGAGAGCGTGACCTTCATGCGCGAGAACGGCGTGCAGGCTGAGGCCTGGGCACCATTCGCCGAGGGGCGCAACAACCTGTTCCAGAACGAAGACCTGGTGGCCGTGGCCGAAAAGCACGGCAAATCGGTCGCTCAGGTCGTCCTGCGCTGGCTTGTACAGCGCGGCGTTGTGTCTCTCGCCAAGTCGGTCCGAAAGGAGCGGATGGAAGAGAACCTGAACGTCTTCGATTTCACCATCGACGAAACCGACATGGCGCGTATCGCCAAGCTGGAGACGGGCACGAGCAGTTTCTTCTCGCACCGCGATCCCGCAATGGTTAAATGGATGAGCGAGCGGCGGCTCGATGTCTGA
- a CDS encoding SDR family oxidoreductase — MSATVLITGCSSGIGAATVRRFADQGWNVAATLRNPSAARFEPGAGRVEAFALDVTDQRSVDAAVARTLERFGQIDVLINNAGYGLFGPFESATPQAISRQFETNVFGVFAVTRAVLPHMRERASGVIINVASLTGLVAMPLYSLYAASKYAVVGFSESLSHELAPLGIRVKVIAPGAVATDFSGRSMARTFEGDGGPYAESIRKVVGTFEANRTAGGATPERLAQALYDAATDGSAQVRYVVGDDALAVMHSRKELGEEALLGALRQRFGLAP; from the coding sequence ATGAGTGCCACTGTTCTGATCACAGGTTGTTCCTCGGGCATCGGCGCGGCCACCGTGCGCCGGTTTGCCGACCAAGGCTGGAACGTTGCCGCGACGCTGCGAAACCCCTCGGCGGCCCGCTTCGAGCCAGGCGCGGGCCGTGTCGAGGCGTTCGCGCTCGACGTGACCGACCAGCGCTCGGTCGACGCGGCGGTCGCCCGCACGCTCGAGCGCTTCGGGCAGATCGACGTGCTGATCAACAACGCCGGCTACGGCCTGTTCGGCCCGTTCGAGAGCGCCACGCCGCAAGCGATCAGCCGCCAGTTCGAGACCAACGTCTTTGGCGTATTCGCCGTGACGCGCGCCGTGCTGCCGCACATGCGCGAGCGCGCCAGCGGGGTGATCATCAACGTGGCCTCGTTGACCGGGCTGGTGGCGATGCCGCTGTACTCGCTGTATGCGGCCTCGAAGTACGCGGTGGTCGGGTTCTCCGAATCGCTGAGCCACGAACTCGCGCCGCTCGGCATCCGGGTCAAGGTGATCGCGCCCGGCGCGGTGGCGACGGATTTCTCGGGCCGCTCGATGGCGCGCACCTTCGAGGGCGACGGCGGCCCCTACGCAGAGTCGATCCGCAAAGTCGTGGGCACCTTCGAGGCGAATCGCACCGCCGGCGGCGCCACACCCGAACGGCTGGCCCAGGCCCTGTACGACGCAGCGACCGACGGCAGCGCCCAGGTGCGCTACGTGGTGGGCGACGACGCGCTCGCCGTGATGCACTCGCGCAAGGAACTCGGCGAGGAGGCCCTGCTGGGGGCGCTCCGCCAGCGCTTTGGGTTGGCGCCCTGA
- a CDS encoding aldo/keto reductase, whose amino-acid sequence MVYRYLGRSALKVSPLCLGAMMFGGETDEATSRRIIGKAHDQGVNFIDTADVYHAGRSEEIVGRAIADRRDHWVVATKFGFPTAQGPNEQGQSRKWIIQSVEASLKRLGTDYIDILYFHRALADAPLAEGVRAIGDLIRQGKVRYFGVSNFRGWRIAEIARLADQLGIDRPVASEPLYNLVDRTAEVEQLPAAAHYGLGVVSYSPLARGVLSGKYAVDAPPPADSHAGRGDRRIQQTEWRAESLKVAQTIAAHAAKRGTTSIAFALAWVLQNRLVSATIAGPRTEAQWDSYVEALTLQLGPDDEKLVDSLVAPGHASTPGYTDPGYPVEGRRTV is encoded by the coding sequence ATGGTCTATCGGTATCTGGGCCGCAGCGCCCTCAAGGTTTCACCCCTGTGTCTGGGCGCGATGATGTTCGGCGGCGAGACCGACGAGGCAACGTCCAGGCGCATCATCGGCAAGGCGCACGACCAGGGCGTCAATTTCATCGACACGGCCGACGTCTATCACGCCGGGCGTTCCGAAGAAATCGTGGGGCGCGCCATTGCGGATCGGCGCGACCACTGGGTTGTCGCGACAAAGTTCGGCTTCCCGACTGCTCAGGGACCGAACGAGCAGGGTCAGTCGCGCAAGTGGATCATCCAGTCCGTCGAAGCGAGCCTGAAGCGTCTGGGCACGGACTACATCGACATCCTGTACTTCCATCGGGCGCTCGCCGACGCGCCTTTGGCAGAAGGCGTGCGCGCGATTGGCGACCTGATCCGTCAGGGCAAGGTCCGTTACTTCGGTGTGTCCAACTTCCGTGGCTGGCGCATTGCCGAAATCGCGCGCCTGGCCGATCAGCTGGGCATCGACCGGCCGGTCGCCAGCGAGCCGCTGTACAACCTCGTCGATCGCACCGCCGAGGTCGAGCAACTGCCGGCGGCGGCCCACTACGGCCTGGGCGTCGTCTCGTACAGTCCGCTGGCGCGTGGCGTGCTCAGCGGCAAATATGCGGTCGATGCGCCGCCGCCGGCCGACTCGCATGCCGGCCGCGGCGACAGGCGCATCCAGCAGACCGAGTGGCGAGCGGAGTCGCTCAAGGTGGCGCAAACCATCGCCGCCCACGCCGCGAAGCGCGGCACGACGTCGATTGCTTTTGCGCTTGCGTGGGTGCTCCAGAACCGGTTGGTGAGCGCCACCATCGCGGGCCCGCGCACTGAAGCGCAGTGGGACAGCTACGTCGAGGCCTTGACGCTGCAGCTCGGGCCGGACGACGAGAAGCTCGTGGACAGCCTCGTCGCACCGGGCCACGCTTCAACGCCGGGCTACACCGACCCGGGCTACCCGGTCGAAGGGCGGCGCACCGTCTGA
- a CDS encoding LysR family transcriptional regulator has product MDLNDLRYFSLIVEHGGFSAAERVTHITKSKLSRRVSLLEERMGVRLVQRSTRGMSLTEAGRIFYEHCAAMMVEAEAARQAVEQLRSAPAGTVRLSCPVAIAQFYLARIVASFMREYPKVRVEIESTDRSVNLIEERIDIALRVRESGLEDPALVTRRIASGRMVLLASPSYLDGKALIAEPAQIAGLDTIGGLREGAEQSWALTASEGRSTRIVHRPRLLCSDYAVQLAAVAGGVGIALLPLRIAWRGLEDGSLLRVAKEWGTPEQVIHLVFVSRRGMLPAVRALIDHMVLHIPTALAS; this is encoded by the coding sequence ATGGATCTGAACGACCTGCGTTACTTCTCGCTGATCGTCGAGCACGGTGGCTTCAGCGCTGCCGAGCGGGTCACCCACATCACCAAGTCCAAACTCAGCCGGCGCGTCTCTTTGCTGGAGGAACGCATGGGCGTGCGGCTGGTGCAGCGCAGTACCCGGGGCATGTCGCTCACCGAGGCCGGGCGGATTTTCTACGAGCACTGCGCGGCCATGATGGTCGAGGCCGAAGCGGCCCGGCAGGCGGTCGAGCAGTTGCGCTCGGCGCCCGCCGGCACTGTGCGCCTGAGCTGCCCGGTGGCGATTGCGCAGTTCTACCTGGCGCGCATCGTGGCCAGCTTCATGCGCGAATATCCGAAGGTGCGCGTCGAGATCGAGTCGACCGACCGTAGTGTCAATCTGATTGAAGAACGCATCGACATCGCGCTGCGGGTTCGCGAAAGCGGGCTGGAGGATCCAGCCCTGGTCACGCGGCGCATCGCATCCGGGCGCATGGTGCTGCTGGCCAGCCCGTCCTACCTCGACGGCAAGGCGCTGATCGCGGAGCCGGCGCAGATCGCCGGGCTCGACACCATCGGCGGCCTGCGCGAAGGCGCCGAGCAGAGCTGGGCGCTGACCGCCTCAGAGGGCCGCAGCACGCGCATCGTGCACCGCCCGCGCCTGCTGTGCTCCGACTACGCGGTGCAACTCGCCGCAGTGGCCGGCGGCGTCGGCATCGCGCTGCTGCCGCTGCGCATTGCGTGGCGCGGACTCGAGGACGGCTCGTTGCTGCGCGTGGCCAAGGAATGGGGCACCCCGGAACAGGTCATTCACCTGGTCTTCGTCAGCCGGCGCGGCATGCTGCCCGCGGTGCGCGCGCTGATCGACCACATGGTGCTGCATATCCCGACCGCTCTGGCGAGCTGA
- the lipA gene encoding lipoyl synthase — protein sequence MDASPTNARPVPGSKFTSPQGTRAIKDGIRPSALSRVPDAAPKPPWLRVRVPAGAKYEEIRDIVHTHKLSTVCAESKCPNIAECWGRGTATLMLMGSVCTRACKFCAVSTGNPHGWLDPLEPASVADAVALMNLKYVVLTSVDRDDLPDGGAAHYAACIRAIHARMPQTSVEALTPDFAGHHEQVATVIDAGLATYAQNIETVERLTHPVRDARAGYRQTLGILKFAKRHAPHTIVKTSLMLGLGETDAEIDRTLDDIRAADVDVVTMGQYMRPTHNHLPVERFVTPGQFQQYREMALAKGFLEVVAGPLVRSSYRAEQVLQHNNVGLAEGIADGIRQTASMRC from the coding sequence ATGGATGCATCCCCCACCAATGCCCGCCCTGTGCCGGGCAGCAAGTTCACCAGCCCGCAGGGCACCCGCGCGATCAAGGACGGCATCCGCCCGAGTGCGCTCAGCCGCGTGCCCGACGCCGCCCCCAAGCCGCCCTGGCTGCGCGTGAGAGTGCCGGCCGGCGCGAAGTACGAGGAAATCCGCGACATCGTGCACACCCACAAGTTGTCAACGGTGTGCGCCGAGTCGAAGTGCCCGAATATCGCCGAGTGCTGGGGACGCGGCACCGCGACCTTGATGCTGATGGGATCGGTCTGCACGCGCGCCTGCAAGTTCTGCGCGGTGAGCACCGGCAACCCGCACGGCTGGCTCGATCCGCTGGAGCCCGCGAGCGTCGCCGACGCGGTGGCGCTGATGAATCTGAAATACGTGGTGTTGACCTCGGTCGATCGCGACGACCTGCCCGACGGCGGCGCCGCTCACTACGCCGCCTGCATCCGCGCGATCCACGCGCGCATGCCGCAGACATCGGTCGAGGCGTTGACGCCGGATTTCGCCGGCCACCACGAGCAGGTTGCCACGGTGATCGATGCGGGATTGGCCACTTATGCGCAAAACATCGAAACGGTCGAGCGGCTGACCCATCCGGTGCGCGATGCGCGCGCAGGCTACCGGCAGACCCTGGGCATTCTCAAGTTTGCCAAGCGCCATGCGCCGCACACCATCGTCAAGACCAGCCTGATGCTGGGCCTGGGCGAGACCGACGCCGAGATCGACCGCACGCTGGACGACATCCGCGCGGCCGACGTGGACGTGGTGACGATGGGCCAGTACATGCGGCCCACGCACAACCACCTGCCGGTCGAGCGCTTTGTGACGCCCGGGCAATTTCAGCAGTACCGTGAGATGGCGCTCGCCAAGGGTTTCCTTGAGGTCGTTGCGGGGCCGCTGGTGCGATCGAGCTACCGGGCCGAGCAGGTGTTGCAACACAACAATGTGGGCCTGGCCGAAGGGATCGCCGACGGTATTCGCCAGACGGCCTCGATGCGCTGCTGA
- a CDS encoding TetR/AcrR family transcriptional regulator, translating into MKLKDDEKQRAIAEATFRLVGESGLAALKMSDIARAAGIATATLYVYHPSKDELLTQLYEQAKTATAARLLRAYDPKQPLRARARAVWLAMLHNRLAHFAEASFQEQFAASPWFRERSQRMVASTMGVFSEALDEGRRHEVLKNVPVALLAANFIASVREAARLIRAGELPDDEASRVSAFSMCWDALKA; encoded by the coding sequence ATGAAGCTCAAGGATGACGAAAAGCAGAGGGCGATCGCCGAGGCGACGTTCCGGCTTGTCGGCGAATCGGGTCTGGCCGCGCTGAAGATGTCGGACATCGCGCGCGCCGCGGGCATTGCCACGGCCACGCTCTACGTCTACCACCCGTCCAAGGACGAACTGCTGACGCAGCTCTACGAGCAGGCCAAGACCGCCACCGCCGCCCGCCTGCTGCGGGCCTACGACCCGAAGCAGCCGCTGCGTGCCAGGGCCAGAGCCGTCTGGCTCGCGATGCTGCACAACCGGCTCGCGCACTTTGCCGAAGCTTCCTTTCAGGAGCAGTTCGCCGCGTCGCCCTGGTTTCGCGAGCGCAGCCAGCGCATGGTCGCCTCCACCATGGGGGTGTTCTCCGAAGCGCTCGACGAGGGGCGCCGCCACGAGGTGCTCAAGAACGTGCCGGTCGCGCTGCTGGCGGCGAATTTCATCGCGTCCGTGCGCGAGGCGGCGCGCCTGATCCGCGCCGGCGAGCTGCCCGACGACGAGGCGAGCCGGGTGTCGGCTTTTTCCATGTGCTGGGATGCTCTCAAGGCCTGA
- a CDS encoding aldo/keto reductase, translated as MKTRQLGRSGLSVSELGLGCMGLSYGYGPATSTADAVRLIRAAFEHGITFFDTAEAYGLFINESVVGEALKPMRDQVVIATKFGFREGDTGKGLDSRPERIRQVADEALQRLRTDRIDLLYQHRVDPQVPMEDVAGTVKELIREGKVKHFGLSEAGIDSIRRAHAVQPVAALQSEYSLWWREPEKEILPLLEELGIGFVPFSPLGKGFLTGAINERTSFGATDFRNTVPRFAPEARQANRALVDVLAGIAARKQVTSAQLALAWLLAQKPWIVPIPGTTKLHRLEENAGAAAVVLSPKDLKDIEAAVSSVPVQGARYSADRQKLVGR; from the coding sequence ATGAAAACACGTCAACTGGGCCGCAGCGGCCTCAGCGTTTCTGAACTGGGCCTGGGCTGCATGGGCCTGAGCTACGGCTACGGGCCTGCCACCAGCACGGCTGATGCCGTCAGGCTGATCCGCGCCGCCTTCGAGCACGGAATCACATTCTTCGATACGGCCGAAGCCTATGGGCTCTTTATCAACGAAAGCGTGGTTGGCGAAGCGCTGAAGCCCATGCGCGACCAGGTCGTGATCGCCACCAAGTTCGGCTTTCGCGAGGGCGACACCGGCAAGGGCCTGGACAGTCGGCCCGAACGCATCCGGCAGGTGGCCGACGAGGCGCTTCAGCGCCTGCGCACGGATCGCATCGACCTGCTCTACCAGCACCGCGTCGATCCGCAGGTTCCGATGGAAGACGTGGCGGGCACGGTCAAAGAGTTGATCCGCGAGGGCAAGGTGAAGCATTTCGGCCTGTCCGAGGCCGGCATCGACAGCATCCGCCGTGCGCACGCGGTGCAACCGGTCGCGGCCTTGCAAAGCGAATATTCCCTGTGGTGGCGCGAGCCGGAGAAGGAAATCCTGCCGCTGCTGGAGGAACTGGGCATCGGCTTCGTGCCGTTCAGCCCGCTGGGCAAGGGCTTCCTGACCGGAGCCATCAACGAGCGCACTTCCTTTGGTGCCACCGACTTCCGCAACACAGTGCCTCGCTTCGCGCCCGAAGCCCGGCAGGCGAACCGCGCGCTGGTCGACGTGCTGGCCGGGATTGCGGCGCGCAAGCAGGTGACGTCTGCCCAATTGGCGCTCGCCTGGCTGCTCGCGCAAAAGCCGTGGATCGTGCCGATCCCCGGCACCACCAAGCTGCACCGTCTTGAAGAAAACGCCGGCGCTGCGGCGGTCGTGCTATCGCCCAAAGACCTGAAGGACATCGAGGCGGCCGTCTCGAGTGTTCCAGTGCAGGGTGCGCGCTACTCGGCGGATCGGCAAAAGCTCGTCGGCAGGTAA
- a CDS encoding carboxymuconolactone decarboxylase family protein yields MEPRLNFYKTNPEAMKALGALEQRIARCGLEKPLVELVRLRASQINGCAYCMDLHSSDALKAGEDARRLATLSTWHETPFFSDRERAALAWTEALTRVAETHVPDAVWEGVRPHFTPEEVVDLTLLVSTINTWNRFAIAFRKLPA; encoded by the coding sequence ATGGAACCCCGTCTGAACTTCTACAAAACCAATCCCGAAGCCATGAAGGCGCTGGGCGCGCTCGAGCAGCGCATCGCCAGGTGCGGTCTTGAAAAGCCGCTGGTCGAACTCGTGCGGCTGCGGGCCTCGCAGATCAACGGCTGCGCCTACTGCATGGACCTGCACAGCAGCGACGCGCTGAAGGCGGGCGAGGATGCGCGCCGCCTGGCCACGCTGTCGACCTGGCATGAGACGCCCTTTTTCAGCGACCGCGAGCGTGCCGCGCTGGCCTGGACCGAGGCGCTCACACGGGTCGCCGAAACCCACGTGCCCGACGCGGTGTGGGAAGGCGTGCGCCCGCACTTCACGCCCGAAGAGGTGGTCGACCTGACGCTGCTGGTGAGCACCATCAACACCTGGAACCGGTTCGCGATCGCATTCCGCAAGCTGCCCGCCTGA